The following are encoded together in the Hoplias malabaricus isolate fHopMal1 chromosome 3, fHopMal1.hap1, whole genome shotgun sequence genome:
- the hpdl gene encoding 4-hydroxyphenylpyruvate dioxygenase-like protein: MAARVSRLHHISLHVRDAVRVARTLASRFRFAPVGARLAAGGSRQFALRRGAAVFVVNERQDARAGTCPVTYGRDTDPVHRDDCLYDVRPPYPVDSACNVCFEVEDVEGSCARLRDRGCDVLVPPTEVRDPDGSVTYSVVRSVVGNVRHTLLDLSRYQGGFLPGFQRVEVDDDGGGDLNSQCPVTHFDHVTFACPRRSTAEVMTWYEENFGFQRFFIGSNEDVEEGYVLNEDGMGLRLTAMEYWKCSETGLKIPLKGRKEPDCKFVVAESLPEQGSNQVDTFLEQHRGPGIQHVGLFTQDIVSTAQTMARAGVEFFSPPPTYYTEVGKQQEILEVGHDPKEMMQHGILLDTDLRNHGDHSSSPSGRYLLQVFTKPIFSEDTFFLELIERRGATGFGEGNIRALWRSVQNYMEKEEREHRRESEVKSKHTRQH; this comes from the exons ATGGCCGCGCGCGTGAGTCGGCTCCATCACATCTCACTGCACGTGCGTGATGCGGTCCGAGTGGCGCGCACGCTCGCCTCGCGATTCCGCTTCGCGCCGGTGGGCGCGCGCCTGGCGGCGGGGGGCTCGCGGCAGTTCGCGCTGCGCAGGGGTGCCGCCGTGTTCGTCGTGAACGAGCGGCAGGACGCGCGCGCCGGAACTTGCCCGGTGACCTACGGTCGTGACACCGACCCCGTCCATAGGGACGACTGTCTGTACGACGTGCGCCCGCCCTACCCGGTGGACAGCGCGTGCAACGTCTGCTTTGAGGTGGAGGACGTCGAAGGCTCGTGCGCGCGCCTCCGCGACCGCGGCTGCGACGTCCTCGTGCCTCCGACGGAGGTGCGCGACCCCGACGGCAGCGTCACGTACTCCGTGGTGAGGTCCGTGGTGGGGAACGTGCGGCACACGCTGCTGGACCTCAGTCGGTATCAGGGCGGATTCCTACCCGGCTTCCAGCGCGTGGAG gttgatgatgatggtggtggtgatctCAACTCTCAGTGTCCGGTCACACACTTCGACCACGTGACCTTCGCCTGCCCCAGACGCAGCACCGCTGAAGTAATGACGTGGTACGAGGAGAACTTCGGCTTCCAGAGGTTCTTCATTGGCAG TAACGAAGACGTGGAGGAGGGTTACGTGTTGAACGAGGATGGAATGGGCCTGCGGCTGACCGCTATGGAGTACTGGAAATGCAGTGAGACTGGACTTAAAATCCCTCTTAAAGGCAGGAAGGAGCCGGACTGTAAATTCGTGGTTGCAGAGTCTCTACCGGAGCAGG GCAGTAACCAGGTGGACACCTTCCTGGAGCAGCACCGAGGTCCCGGCATCCAGCACGTCGGCCTCTTCACTCAGGACATCGTGTCCACAGCTCAAACCATGGCCAGAGCCGGGGTGGAgtttttctctcctcctccaacCTACTACACTGAG GTGGGGAAGCAGCAGGAGATTTTGGAGGTGGGGCATGATCCAAAGGAGATGATGCAGCATGGCATCCTATTGGACACTGACTTGCGTAACCATGGAGACCACTCGAGCTCGCCCAGTGGAAG GTACCTGCTCCAGGTGTTCACTAAGCCCATCTTCTCAGAGGACACATTCTTCTTGGAGCTGATCGAGCGCAGAGGGGCGACCGGGTTCGGCGAGGGGAACATCCGCGCCCTCTGGAGATCCGTCCAGAACTATATGGAGAAGGAGGAGCGAGAACACAGGCGGGAGTCTGAGGTTAAATCCAAGCACACGAGACAACACTGA